The nucleotide sequence CTATCGGTTTCTGCGCTTGTTTCTGGTTCACGAGGTTGATTTACTCATCTGTGAAGATTGATTAGTTGCAACACTACAGAGCACAGCATATGTTTTTAAGCCTTCTGAGTCATGGGAATTGTATGTTCGAAGTGGGGATCAATCCCCTgggtttttttaaagaaattttcaGTGAAGTTACATTTTAGGTTTTAGTTTATGAACAATTTATGTTTGTTATGGCTAAACGATACATCTTACTGTAGTAATTTGGAGTACAAGACTACAAGGATAGAACACATTGTGATGGAGTTGTTTTttggtgaaatttttttaatggaCTGGTATAAGAATTCAATTGATTATGAACTGCTTGTACTCTAATCAATGGTATTATTGACTCTGGCACCAGTATGAAATCAATATGATGTACCAGTAACAATTTAATCACTGTTATATTATTAGAATGAAATGTCCCTTTTGCTTTCAAGTACTATCCAACCTGGGTGTTGGTGGTGTGCTCTGGGTGTGTGACATTTCTCCCATTTTTAATTTTGCTTGTGGTTGGAACTTTGGAGGCATCGGTATGAAATTGCTCCGCATTCTGTGGCATGATTTCTCAGACCGTCGGGAGACATGGAATCAATATCAACTTGCCATGATCAATGTCTTTTTCAGTCTTGTCGTCTGAGTTGCCCTGCCATGTGGGCGTCCGCATGTTTTCACGTTCCACGGCGTGTAGACGGCGGCGACAAGCTGGGGCCAGGGCGGCGTGTttgccgccggcgtcgagggCGGTGGCGCGTGATGATTCAAATTTCGCCCAATTTGCACTAATCCATGGTACCTTGTTCAGGCCAAAGGCTGAACAAAAAAGGGTCCAGATTTCTGACACGAACGGCAcataaatcaaatcaaatcgcccgtgcttctctctcccctcctcttacCCTTCCATTGGCTCCCTGGGttgagctcggcggcggcgcaatggCGTGCCACCtgctgctcgtcgccgtcgtcgccggcttcGCCGTGAGCCTCGCCGGTGCGACGGACCATATCGTCGGCGCTAACCACGGCTGGAACCCAAACATCGACTACTCCCTCTGGTCCGGCAACCAGACCTTCTACGTCGGCGACCTCATCTGTAAGCCTcctctctccatctcctcctttcTTTCGCTCCAGCAGCAATGATTTCCGACGACGAGATGCTTGTGCTTGTGCCGGCGTTGCAGCGTTCAGGTACCAGAAGGGGACGCACAACGTGTTCGAGGTGAACCAGACGGGGTACGACAACTGCACCATGGCCGGGGTCGCCGGCAACTGGACCTCCGGCAAGGACTTCATCCCGCTCAACGACTCACGCCGCTACTACTTCATCTGCGGCAACGGCTTCTGCCAGGCCGGCATGAAGGTCGCCATCACCGTCCACCCGCTGAAGCACAatgccaccggcgacggcgccaagaaccacggcggcgacggagccgcacaggaggccgccgctgccgccatgcCGGGCGCCGCCGTGTGGATGGCAGTgctcgccgtggccgccgcagCTGTCGCCATATTGCCATGATTAATTAATCTCTGCACTTGTGCTTGGAAGAACTCAAGAACATTGGCACATTGTGTGTTTTGCTCGCATTTTTATCAGGGACTTGATTAATGTAGCACCAAAATCAGATTTATATTCAAGTATTAATTCAGCAAGAATATTGGTTCATGATAGAGCATCAGGATTCAGGAAAAAATTTCCAGGCGGAGAAAGCAGCGACAGGATGGAGCATTGGAAAATTCATGCATTTCACACAACCCAGTTCGATTAAGCAACATGGCATGTATTACAGGTTGTGGTGCAAGAAAAAGATGCTAGTTGAAAGAAAGAACAAACCCTATAGTGACTGTAGAATAGAATCCCTTTTCTTATATACACCACTTACTATCCTTTTTGTCTATCACCGGTTGGAACTCCATGGTTCGGTCTCGGCCTGCTACTTGTTTGGATCGCTTGGGCCATCATCAAGCTCGCTGTTCACAAAGGTAAGGGCTCAAATTCTGAAAGGGGAACTCAGGCTTTTACAATGCGAGATTTCGTGATCTGGAATATGGTTTAGGTGCGACGGTTAAAGGAAGCTCACTTTGGTCGCATCTCTTCTGAAGAGACAGATTGATTTGTGCTTGAAGTAGCAGCTGACTTGCTTGGCTTCTTGAACTTGACTATGATCACTGTCATATTATCACAGCCATCACCACCGGATACAGGTGCCAAGCAATGGTCAAGCAACTTCTCGCAGACAGCAGATAGGCTATCCTCCTGTAGTTGTTTTCCCAGTAAATTAGGAAACCATAACATAAGCATATTGCAAAACACAACACTATGAACTATATATTTTTAGTGCATAATGTAAATTCTGTGAATATCAGTTGCTTACAGTGTTCATTTCTTTGTGAACAAAGTCCACCACTTCTTGACTTGACATGCAATCCCTGTCATAAGATAAATTTACGTCTCAGATAAACTATCCAGTGAAACTACAAAGAATACAGAATAATCCATAGAAGAGTTGACAAAAGATCTAGCACCATTTCAAAATAACTGCAGGTATAAAAAATCAGCTTCACATCTAGTATACAAAGTTATCTGGATGTTTATGTATCTGGGATCCATTATAAAAGAAGTTACATATCAGCATCTGCACGCCACACAGTGCACTAGTACACATCATCTAAAAAGAATTGTGAATTACTATCTCCAAGGGCTGTCCAAATGGTTTACCAATAGAAGATGATGTCATTTCTTTGGACTTACCCTAATTACAACTATTGTTTCTTTttactaaaaaaatcaaatctgcTAATAAACTAAAACTGTTGTTGGAAAATTGAGTTGTCAAAAATCAGCAGCAGCTACACCAGATggtaaaaatagctaaaattgtTTATCTCAATAAGATATTCAAGAGAGAATGATTGGTGCAAAGGACATACCATATGCCATCACATGCTAAAACGATGAACTCATCATCCTCAGAAAGTTTAACCTGAGCAAGCCGAATAAATTCCATGTTACAAAAAATGTTGTCCAAAGCAAATACAGTGACAGAAATTGTCAACAAAACCCACTGTGTTTAATTCAGGTTCAGCAGTGACAATCTGTCTCTCGGCTGGGAGAAATTCATTCTGCTTCAATTCCATATCCCCTGGTGGAAAAGCACAAAAggataaataaaaattatgcGTGTAGCTAAGGAATTGTTTTTCGATGAGAAGAGAGGGTGCTACCTATTGCCCTTGCCAAGTTCAAACTTCCATTGACCCGCCCAGCAACAATGAAACCACCAGCATTCAGTATCCTCTCCTTTTCTGCATCAAGATCTGGCTTGTGATCTTTTGACAGGTCATAAGCCTATGCAGAAGACTGAGTCAGGACACATATTCTAACATTTTCTTCACAAATAAAACCAGAGATATAGAGGTCTGACTGACGTACTCGACCCTTCCTTGAGAGCACACACCGGGAATCACCAGCATTTGCAACAATGAGTTCATCATTTCTTATGATAGCCACACAAGCAGTGCTTCCAGATGTTGGCCCAGGAAAATGAGAATGAGGACCCTGGTTAAGTAACTTAGTTAGAGCAGTTTAGTTGAACTCTACATTCACTAGAATTTCACAAGAACAGTTTCTTTTTAGGAAACAAGGTCATGTATAAAAATATAGAACTCTGGAGCTGATGTTTCGTAAGTTACATATATGCTCAGTGCTAACGAATGGTGCATATTCCCTTTGTTTTCCTTATTTGTACAAACATATTTTGTAATAATGTATTTCACCAAATGAATTTTAGATCACATGTTATCATGCTTAAAAATAACTGGACATCACCTTCTAATATAAACTAGTGTTGACCTAAGTTTCAGATGCAACGATCATAGGCACTCCTGACTCAAGAGCACTTCTCATATTTTCAAGATAACTACTAGAGAGACATCCCTTAAGGATTTAAATGGGTATTTTAAGAAAGACATCCCTCTCTGCAGAAACCCTAATCACATAACAAGCAGGACCAAGCCCCCTTCACCAATCCACATACTTAAGAGCAGCACCACTCAAGACAAGCCTCTTTAAATATGAATTCAGAATTACTAGCATCGAATCAGTTTTTAGTATTTTATCCCGTCAAATGCTTGTTCTACCAAGGAATAACTCTGAAGCATCATGACATCAAAGATGGCCCCTCAATTCCATCATCCAGCAAAAATGGTTGGTAATGAAGGAACTTTTAGAATAGCAGTTTTACCTCCTCAGTCCAAGTGTCCTCAGGTTTATCTGACTCTCCAGGTTTCGGGGACCATATTATGCCTTCTAACATGCCAGTAAACTTTTGTCCCTTGTCCCCCAATTCAGCCAGTTCCCTCCACCCCCTTTGCCCTTTCATCATCTCATCCATTCTGAAAGGGTAAAAAGCGGTGCAGACTCATTAAAACCACCAAGCATACGATAGTTTCACTGAAAAGCACTTCATGTTCAAAAGAGGTACATGCTACATACCTGAAAAATGACTTTAAGACAGAAGTAGCCAAATCACCAGATGAATAAGCCTCATTTTTCAGTACTTGCAAGTGTAGATGTTTCGCACAAAACTTAGATACTGCCTTCCCTGGAATTACAAAGGACAGTTTGTCAAGTCACAACATAAAGAGTTTTGTCCATGATGTGGATAAAAGGACAACATAGAAGCGCATTAAGTtttggtttcaaaaaaaatatatgaaaaagatgAATCAATTTAAACCTACTCAATGCACTTCTACCTTTTACAACGATCAAAAAGGGAATGTGAAAATGTTGGACTGTTTGATTGTTATTTCCCTGTTAGGTTACTGGACTACCAAACTCAACACAGCTAAGTTTACCTAATCTGCATGAATGGATGAGATGATGAATAAATGAATGGATGAGATTATCATCAACTCAACACAGCTCAGGTTACCTAATATGTGTAGTTTGTTAGGTGAAAGTTGGCGATGCTTAATTGAACTTGCTAAGGTTATGCCATCGAAACTACAGAGGCACCAATCATTTGCAACTAGTAATGGATAAAGTTGTAAGATGATATTAATTCAATCACCAAATGGTAGGCATTAAATCGCACTCGTCTTTGTTTAGATCTGAAGATGCAACATAATAGCGAGTTGGACATGAACAGAAAATCAATGAAAAAACTTACCTCCATGGCCATCATAGACACCAAAAAAGGATGTGCATTCGTCCAGGCGTGGCAGGGCAGTGTGCTGCAATGTAAGGATGCACTCAATAAGCGTTTAAAGAACAGGTACAGCCACTAATTCAATCTAATTTCACCTGAAACGGTCCCTAATGTCATGCCAAATCAATGAGAACTCAATGTCGAACGGCACTCCTAGTGCTAATCATCGTGATCAATTTATCTGCCCTAGTATCGGCACTGGACTCCAAATGCAAGTGACAAGGCGCAACAAAAGGCTACCGTGAGTCTTATCATTGGGGCAACAGAACACCACCATTGGCGAACGCAATTGGAATCAATCCACGTAGCCAGTTCCCCGGAACAACAACTTTTGGCGGCTAACCAATCAAGCAAATCTACGAGAGACAATCCTGACCTAAAAAACAGTTGCGAATTCCGGGTCCTAGGGTGGTGGCGAATCAACCAGAAAGCAGAAGCCAACAATAATGTAATGTGGAAGGGGAaacagagggagggaggaaggaaggaaggaactCAACTCACCGCGTCCTCCATGGTCGTCCGCCATCCCTGCATGGATGCGAGGCCGTAGCGGAGGCGGTCGTTCCCGCCCTCGCCGGAGTACTTCTCCGTCTTGGGCGTGCTCAGGTACACCCCCATGTCGCCGCCCAACCGAATCCCCCCAAACACCCCCCTGCATCCAACCAGCACCGTTATTACAAACGCAAACCCCAATCACAATCGCAAAAACAGTGGCGCTCCCCCGATCCCCGCGGGCGATCTTCGCCACGGAACCAAACATCGCGGAATCGAAGCAGGGGATgaggagtgggaggaggagggtactcacgacgacgacgacgacgagggaggaggcggcggcgaggcgaggagagGCGAGGTGAGGAGGAagcgaaggggaggggaggaggaggtgggcgagTATTTGTAGGGGGCGGAAGCGacgggaagaggagaggagagccggagaggaggagtcggaggcggaggcggaaggGAAGGAGGGAGATGAGGAGGGGTGGGGGATTCGGGGAAGATTGCGtatctcctttttctattcaCCGCcaccctcccttctctctctcgctcgccgccCTGTTGCAatgccctctcctcctccggtaGATCACCGATCCACCGTTTTGGTGGTTATCAACAGATACATATACTCCTGCCTCAGAATTTATCTCtagccttttctttcttttgaaaTAGAGAATTTATCTCTAGTAAAGAAATAATTTCTTGTTTTGATTTGTGCTTCTTTGTTAAAATATATCTGCAGTTATTACATCACGATCGTATTATCATCGAATAACTCTTGTGAGAATAATCTAATGTTTTTAACATGAGCATATAGTTGTAAGAATTAATCTAGTGATTGAATAGTTTGCTTTATttacttttccttttcttatatCGAAGTTTACTTTTACGGTATACCTATAAATGATTATTGTTAATTGCAATTAGATTTGAGCCATTACTGAGTATATATGATGAAATAATAGTATTCTCAACCACATCCATAGTAGAGGCTTTACTACATTCGAATTAGATTGCAGCCGATAATTATAGTTAatattttggttttttattACAATTCAAAGGCACATataaaatgaattaaatataaaaaaataaagatggaTTTTGAAAAGTATCTaagaaatttctatatataatgTTTCTTAAAAAATCTATTTAGTTGCTTAGGAAACGTGCACATAATAATTCAGAAGCTAAGAATATAGGTTAAATCGTGGCACATTTATCATGGCAACTACTAGTTTCTTTTGGCAACTTCTTAGGTGTACTAGTTTCTCGTACAATACTCACACGTTTATTTTGTTCCATAAAAACGAAACATTATGTACTTTATGCAGCTTAATTAATAGCTTAAAACATGAATGACATTGATCCAAAACTACCTTCCATCATCAAATTGCAATGCTACAAATGTGAGTATCTACCTTCCATTGTCACCTTGTGCAAAAAGCTTTATCTATTCACGTGGCACGGAAAATTACTTCTCATATTGGATGAACGGAAAAGTATTCATTATTAACCTGTGGATACACTTCTGAACGAAACTCTGTTCATACTCGCAAGGATCAAACGGAGTTTGACAGGATATATAGTGATTATCTCACCGTTTGATTTGTCACCATCAAACTTTCAAGCCCCAGGTGGCTAAACACCACACATCAAGAtagattttttcttttctacttTCTAACTGATGTCTCAAAAGTATTGGCTTCAGTGTATGAACAAAAATTTACAGCTGGGATGTCAAGCTCTCTGAACATCTGTCACCCTTTGTTTGATTGATTTCTTGGAGGATAAAATTAGATAAGCTAATTGTAGTTGTTAAGCAAAAGCGATTAGATGGTCACACATGTCGGCATGTCAAGGCTACACAGCCTTTTTAATGGCGGCAAAAAATGCAATTATGCAAACATCACAATGCTTTGCTATCCCACTGTACTTAACCtccataatatataattaaggAGACCTTAAGACAGCCACACGTCAGCTAATCTCCAACAGTATTCTACTAGTATACATTATTCTTAAAGGGTTAATTAAAGTCGGTACGCTACTAATCATGCCAGGAGGATACTCTGTACGTAGTATGCTCCTGTAGCTTATCATAATCTCTTCAGATTCAGAGTTCGTTTTTCTCTTTCAGAACAAGAAGATTACGGATCAAACTCACATAGCTAAGAACTTCATTAATTATGTTCCTGAATCTTCACCAGAATCACAGTACAATCCTTCATATATGCACACATCCAGCCAGCCAATTAGAGTAAAGAGATCTCGCCATTTTTCAGGAATATTTTTCTCCTGATCATCTGTCGCTTTTCCAGCCATTTTTTCAGAGTTGAGACTTTCAGTTTCAGGGTAGTTTTAGGTTGTTTCGTGTGTGCTTCTGCAGGCAGAGCTGGGATCCTGGCATGTGTTGCCGTGTTGGCCACTAACTCCTGGGAGCCTATGGATTAATTGAGCCGATAACATTATAATAATAATCTTAAATTCTTAATCTTAATCACGCAGCTCACGTTGGGTTTGATGGTACAAGACGAGGATCATTCCCAATGCAAACCTGTCTGTCAGATTTGTTGTCCCTGGATCTCGTAATCTTGTAATATATCCGCGATCAAAGCTTTTTTAGTgttcacgaaaaaaaaaatgatctgtACGTGGGCACTTTATTGGACTTAGAATTTGACATTGTTATCGCAGATTGATTTGCATTTGAGGTTGCTAAATACGGTAAACTGTGCGATTAGCATGCTAATTAAGTAGTCATATGATCTAGCTGGCATGGGATTAGTACGGGTAGATGTTAATGCGATGCTTTTGGTTAGTTTACAGCCAATTGGGGCTCCTGGTTTGCTAGGCTGGTCCCCCAGGGGTGTACGATGGAATCGGGGACAATGcattttaataaaattaattaaaagagGGATATGATTTGTGTTTTTCTAAACAAAGAGGAAAAGAACAAGGAGAGAATCCGTACACGATACCGGTGTCGCGTCGATGATACTGCAGGCTCCCGTGTCCGGTTTTGAGGGTGCTGAGCTAATCAATCAATCCATTAACCATTGTCAGATATCGTTTTAGTTTTGGGTTATGTCGAGCATGTCTATTTTAACTATTATTTCTTATAAATTCGTATATTCTAATATCACAAAGTTTTTATTTAGCATAAGAATTCGTAATTTATATAAGTCTTAAAATAAACGATTTTTCAAAAGTTAATGGTAAAAATAGACATAGACATGTTTAATCCATATTCTTTCACAATTGAAAcacatattttatttgtttttgttaacaagttttttaaactactaaacgatatattttacgtgaaaaactttctatataaaagttttttcaaatatcatataaatttatttttaatcttgAAATAATCAAAAATCAATGAATCATACTCTATCcgttatatattataaatattataagttgtttgaccTTTTTAAGTAACATATTATAGAAATacatttaatattaaatttgataaaactaatttaatatcgctaaatttttctacaaacttgataaaagctaataaaatttaattaggaaaaaatcaaacgacttataatatgaaatgaaggaAGTCCGTGCTAATGATTTCTCATTTTTATGTCTCTATACTTAATCTTTCATCGGACTCGTTCAACGTGACATAAGTTAGATTAAAGATAGAATGATAAATCAATTTGAAACATTTGGAATAAGTAATTAACCATCATACAAATCATGATTAAGCCTTACTCATAAACTAACCAATGATAAGTAATTAAGGCTAGGCGACGTGTCGGCCCATACCCCGTCCGTCCTGTAATAATCTCCTCGGCGCGACGCCACGCCACCGACCAACGCGACAAGGCGAGACGACGCGCACGCGACACACAGCCagcggaagcagcagcaggacgacgaggaggaggaggagatagcTTAGATCCCGCTCGCCTCTGATCCCCCCGGATCCGATCCGAGATCCTCCACCCATGGCGTCCGGCCGGTGCTGCACGTTCCTCGAGATCCTGCTCGCCATCATCCTCCCGCCCCTCGGcgtcttcctccgcttcggATGCTGCAGCGTACGCCGCCACGAATCCCCTTTCTTGCCCTCCCTATCTCTCTCCTTGCCTCCCCGACGATCTCCCGCTCGCTCTGCTACTGTTCGTGGATAGGTGGATCGGGGGGATTCGTTGTCTCGTGTGCATCTGGTCGTTAGAATTTCAATTTCGGGGGGCGAATTTTTTGCGATCTGGTAGGTCGATTTTGCTCGCATCCAGTAATAATAATTCGAGGATACTGGGAGTGGTTGCGAATCCCCGAGCTCCAAACGCTGCGCTGCCAGCGCTGAATCTTGGGTGGACAACTCTCGATGTAGCTCTGCTTCGTGCAATGGCTATCCTATGCAATTGGGCTTCCTTTGGTTTCTCTCTCTAACCATTTTTCATCTGGAGTTCATATGAAAGTGCTACTGTCGGTTTGTGATTTATGATTTATGTTAATCCTTGCAGT is from Oryza sativa Japonica Group chromosome 9, ASM3414082v1 and encodes:
- the LOC4347830 gene encoding lamin-like protein precursor encodes the protein MACHLLLVAVVAGFAVSLAGATDHIVGANHGWNPNIDYSLWSGNQTFYVGDLISFRYQKGTHNVFEVNQTGYDNCTMAGVAGNWTSGKDFIPLNDSRRYYFICGNGFCQAGMKVAITVHPLKHNATGDGAKNHGGDGAAQEAAAAAMPGAAVWMAVLAVAAAAVAILP
- the LOC4347831 gene encoding probable protein phosphatase 2C 70 isoform 1 (isoform 1 is encoded by transcript variant 1), with amino-acid sequence MGVYLSTPKTEKYSGEGGNDRLRYGLASMQGWRTTMEDAHTALPRLDECTSFFGVYDGHGGKAVSKFCAKHLHLQVLKNEAYSSGDLATSVLKSFFRMDEMMKGQRGWRELAELGDKGQKFTGMLEGIIWSPKPGESDKPEDTWTEEGPHSHFPGPTSGSTACVAIIRNDELIVANAGDSRCVLSRKGRAYDLSKDHKPDLDAEKERILNAGGFIVAGRVNGSLNLARAIGDMELKQNEFLPAERQIVTAEPELNTVKLSEDDEFIVLACDGIWDCMSSQEVVDFVHKEMNTEDSLSAVCEKLLDHCLAPVSGGDGCDNMTVIIVKFKKPSKSAATSSTNQSVSSEEMRPNELDDGPSDPNK
- the LOC4347831 gene encoding probable protein phosphatase 2C 70 isoform 2 (isoform 2 is encoded by transcript variant 2), whose product is MGVYLSTPKTEKYSGEGGNDRLRYGLASMQGWRTTMEDAHTALPRLDECTSFFGVYDGHGGKAVSKFCAKHLHLQVLKNEAYSSGDLATSVLKSFFRMDEMMKGQRGWRELAELGDKGQKFTGMLEGIIWSPKPGESDKPEDTWTEEGPHSHFPGPTSGSTACVAIIRNDELIVANAGDSRCVLSRKGRAYDLSKDHKPDLDAEKERILNAGGFIVAGRVNGSLNLARAIGDMELKQNEFLPAERQIVTAEPELNTVKLSEDDEFIVLACDGIWDCMSSQEVVDFVHKEMNTEDSLSAVCEKLLDHCLAPVSGGDGCDNMTVIIVKFKKPSKSAATSSTNQSVSSEEMRPKI